TCAAATCATCATTACCCGAGTCGCGGGCGGACGGGTGAGCATCGGCATCGACGCACCCATCAGTGTCGCGGTGCGCCGCAACGAGCTTGTGCCGCGACAACCTGGTCCGTCGTTAGCACAGAGCAATGCGACATCAGATTAGTTCTTCTCGACGGCAAACATGGTAGACAAGAACCTATTTGGTCAAAATCCCCTTCACTTGGCCAGCCGATCATCGCAAAACGGATCAAGCGAGAGGCCAACAGGAACTTGGCGAAACACGCCACCGCAACACTCAAGACGAGATGCGGCTAACCACAGATAAGAACGGCGAGTTTTCCATCGACTGGCCCGACCCGGGAATGTACGGGATCGAAACCAGCACGGAGGATAAGGCAACAAAGATCCCACAAGCACAAACCCGTCGCCTAGGTTATGCTGCCACGCTGGAAGTGTTGCCCCAGTAAGTTAAGGTTCCGTAAACACTTCATGTCCCGCTCGGGTGCTGATCGCATGAAATACCACTTCGTCAATGAACTCCGTGATCATGCGGACGCTGCCGTCGGCCCTTAGGAAATGCGTTCCACCAGGATGCAGGCTGCTGAAGTTATGGAAGTACTGTGCTGGCGTTTGCTTCGAGTTCGGCGGATAGCTGCTGACCCCCGCGACTCGTGCAACCCCATGTTCTCCACCGCTGACGACACCCACCCAGGTGGATGGCGCGTACAATGAACTGCGTTCGCCGACGATGATTGTGTTGCTCAAACCGTCCAGGATATCGGCAAATCGACATTGGCGGTTCAGAAAAAAAGTGCCGTTGCCTTCACCGCCGTTGTACTTCGGACTGCTGGGATTGCAGGTCAAGTGAAATTCCTCAGTGCCGAACATGCCGATATAGTTGCCGGTCGCCATCTCAATCGGAAAGGAAATACCGGTCACGACCGACGGTCCCCCATCGTTCAGTTGAAACGTTTTGTCGCCAATGTCCGATGGACAACGGTATGTTGCAATCATTGCGACTCGTGCCTCATCATTGATCGGGTCCGAGATGGGATATTCGGGGTGGATCAAGCTATCTTGAACGGCAGCTTGTTCCAGGTAAGGCAAGATCGCGGCACTCCAAGACCAGCCTGGGACGCCGAACCAGTGGGATGTGTCACAGCCAACTTCGTAGCCACGCCATCCGGCAGGCAATTTTCGGAACACGTCGTGATACATTTGCAAGCCGAGGCCAATTTGCTTCATGTTATTGGAGCACGACATGCGACGCGCTGCCTCGCGCGCGGCCTGAACCGCAGGCAGCAGCAGGCCGACAAGGATGCCAATAATCGCGATCACCACCAGTAGCTCGACGAGCGTAAAGCCGGAGCGAGGTTGGATAGATCGGATTCTCTGTTTCTCTTCAATGGTTTTCATGGTACGTGTGATCGTTTGTTCGGTGGGGGGACAGCGTCTAATGCTGGCGTGATGAAGAGCCTTGCGGAGTGCGCACGAGTCGTCGATACGAGGTTTGGTCGGACCGTGTATCGTGCAAACGCGCACACACCCGCAAAGCCAATAGATAGGCTTCCAGCCGGGGTGCTGTGGGGTTCCCAGGCGGGAAGCCTAGGCTACGAGTTGCAGATCAAACCGCGATCACAGGGGGCCCACGCTGGGGCGGCAAAGAAAGTGGCGATACAACGTCACCTAACAAGAAAACGGCAACGACCAAATCACAACAGGGCTGTTGCTGTTGCAAACACTCGAGCCGGCATAGAAATCCACTTGCCGCGCTCAGCGATTGGCAGATCGGGCAGCAATCCGAATCGTGCGGTTTGTCAGATCGCTGAGGACTCTTGGGGTCCGAGTTCGTGTCCGCGATCCCAGGACGCTCGAAACAGGAAGCATGCGAATGACAACAGCATGTGGGCGTGCTCTCGAACCCTCCAGGCGATGGTCCGTGAACACCCTCACTGCACTCCACTACATGCCACCACGCAGGGGCATGCCCGAGCACCAGCATAAGGCAAAACAGCGCAATCGATAGATATCGGAACAGGGCCACGACGAAATCGCCCAAGTGGGGGAGATGCAAGCAAAAAGCAGTGCGGTCCGACCAAAGCCACGATCGTGAATACGCTACACCTTCCGTATCAGTTCGTCTCCTGGGATCTTTCTGCCGGTATTCTTGAAAGAAAGTATAGCAAAACGCCAAAACACTAGACCGATTCACAACAACGCGTTCGACAACCCATCATCGTACCAACGTCGGATGATACCCGCATGAAGGCAAAAGACATTGATGCGTTTGATTTTTGCTTCGGCGAAATGTGCGACGAGCCTATTCCTTGAACCGATGTTTCAAGAAGTCGCCGACGTAGATGATGTACTCGAACGGCAACGCATCTACTCTTGTGGACATCTGGGGTTGTGCCGTGGCACAGGCTTCCAGCCTGTGATTTTGAATCCACACGCCCGGAAGCCTATGCCACGAAATCGGACAGTGCGCAGCGTCAAACGTGAGCGGCGTGGAGGACAGCATGCTCATGAGGATGCGGATGGCATGTGCTTGGCGATGTACGCTGGCTCCCCCATCCGCTTGAGTAGATCGAGTTGCAGTTCCAACCAACTCGCATGCCCCTCTTCGTCGACTGCGATTTTCTCAAAGATCTGTCGTGTGCCAATATCACGATCCTCATGCGCTTGAATGGATGAGGTCGTATAAAACTCAATCGCTTCTTTTTCATCCGATAGATCTGTCTCGAACATCTCCTTCAGTGAGTTTGCTCTAACGGGTGTCTTCTGAAGTTCCAGTTTTGGATTGCCCTGTAAGAAAAGAATACGGACCAAGAATTCTTCCGAATGCCCGAGTTCCTCTTGCATTTCTTCTCGCATCTTGTTTGCCAACAACTCCATCCCCCAATCGTCGAGCACACAAGCGTGCAGTTGATATTGGTGCAGCGCCGTGAGTTCCATTGAGAGTGCTGTTTGTAGATTCTTGATTGTCTCGGCTTTTGTCATGTTGGTTCCTTCTTTGTGTGGAGGGGAAACTTCGTTTTGAATTCAAATCATTGCCGATTGACTCTTGCGCAACAAGCAGCTTCCGTTTTTAAACAACCAGCAATCAAATGAGGGTGTGTTTGTAAGTGGAACAGGCTTCCATCCTGTGTGTCACCCGCTCACGGTCTGGAAGCCTGTGCCACTTAGCCGGTGCATTCTACGAGTCGTCATCAATACCGTAAGCACGAAGACGTTCACGTAGCGTTCTGCGGTGCGTTTAAGGATTCACACCACCATTGTGCGAGAACAGCCGCGATGGAAAATCCGTCGCATGCGATGGAAGAAACGCCAAGCGATTGGACGGGACCGTTTGCATTGCCCGGAAAACGGTTGCTCGAAGCCGATCGCTGACCCTTGGCACGATTCCTGCGATGGTGGTTCGGGAAAGTTGCGTGAGCGGCGCATCGAGAAACCAGATTTGAAAGGGAGCTTCGTGCCGAACAGACGATCCGCGTTCACACTTGTCGAATTACTTGTTGTCATCGCCATCATTGGTGTTCTCGTCGGCTTGCTGCTTCCTGCGGTTCAGGCCGCACGGGAAGCCGCTCGACGGATGCAGTGCAGCAACAATTTGAAACAGATCGCGCTGGCATGTCACAACTACCAAAGTGCCTTTAAGAAATTTCCGCCATCAGCGATCGTTGACTTGAGTGTCACCAGTACGGGCAATAACGGATCGTGGGGCGTCCATGGCCGCATCCTTCCCTACCTTGAGCAAGGTAACGTCTACGAGACGGTTGACCTGTCGCTGGCCTGGGACAATCAAATCTCGATCGACGGATTGAAAATCCCGACCTATGCTTGCCCAAGCGACCCTGGAACGGATCAAGTTCGCGTGTTTGGCGACGGACGGCCTTCGCTGTACCCAACGACTTATGGTTTCAACTTTGGCCGTTGGTTCGTCTTCAACCCGACCAACCGAAGGAGCGGCGATGGGATGTTCTATCCCAATTCATTCTTGAGCTTTCGTGACTGTTTAGACGGGACCAGCCAAACGTTGCTCGTCGGCGAAGTGAAAGCCTGGACTCCCTACCAACGCAACGGCGGACCGCCATCCGTTGCGATGCCAATCAACAAGGGTGAAGTTGAAGCGATCGTGGCCAGTGGTGCTCAATTCAAGAATACCGGTCACACGGAATGGCCCGACGGTCGTGTTCACCACACGGGGTTCACCGTGACGCTTGCTCCCAACAGCAAAGTGCAATTCTCCAACGACGGCCAATTGCACGAAGAGATGGACTTCAACTCTTGGCAAGAAGGCAAGAACGGTATTGCGGGCAACCCGACTTACGCGATCATCACGTCGCGAAGCTATCACACTGGATTGGTGAACGTGTCTAAACTGGATGGCAGTGTTTCGTCAATCACCGAGTCAATCGACCTGCACATTTGGCAGGCACTTGGAACGCGAAACGGTCGGGAAGTCATCGAGGGCGACTGGTGAGGCGAGCAGCGGTAATTCGTTTGCCAATGTGTCGGTGGCGTCTTGCCGTCGATACCGTAAGTTCTTTTCTGCCGCTCGCCTCCGTTTGCTATCGGTAACCGTGCAAAACGGTGGTTCGAATGGTCTTTCTTTTCCGCATGAAAGCGGGCGAACTGGGGTAAATAAATATGGCTCATCCGACGGAAGCGCGCGGAACCCAGACCCGAGGTTTTTTGGAGGTATGGCTCCGGTGTCCAATGATCTCTTAGAAAAGAGTCCCCGACGGACGGTCGTCCGCCGGGAACCGGTAGCACCCTTGGCGCACCGTCGACCGGGATATCCCTTGTCAAGTTGCACCTCTGCAGAGCTCCACTCCGTTTCTCCCGACAACTGCACGGCTGGACGCATTTTGCGGGGTTGTACGCGGGCGAACATGTGGCGGCGACGGAGTTCGTGATCGGTGCGACTTTTGTTGCGTTGGGTGCAACGACGACGGATATTTTGGTCGGATTGCTGATTGGCAACATCCTTGCGATCCTAAGCTGGACGCTGATCACAACGCCGATCGCCGTACAGACGCGACTGAGTCTCTACACGTATCTGCACAAGATCGCGGGCGACTCGATGAGTGATCTTTACAACGCGGCCAACGTGCTGATCTTTACGGTGATCTCCGCCGCGATGACATGGCACTCTTGCGGTACGCCAAGAAAACGGTTTACGGGCTCTGCACCAGTGCGGGAATGCTGTTCGGCCACGACATCGCATGGATCGCCGCAGGCATTATGGGCGCGGGAACGGCGGTATTGCTCAAATCCACCATCGTTGAACTCGACCCCGGCGATGTTACCTATCGAGCGTTAGGATTGTCGGGTTCCGTCATCGTGATCGTTGCCGGATGGACGACGGCCAATGCGAACCTCTACCGAGCCGGTTTGGCCGCCCAAGCCATCTTTCATCCACGAAAGCAGGTCACTTTCGCTGTCGGCGTCGCGACTGTTGTGATCGCCTGTTTCCCCCTTGTTTACAAGCAGATCTTGCCCCTGTTGACCTACGCTGGGTTGTTGGTCGTTCCCGTCGGTAGAATCGTCTTCGCGGAACACTTCCTCTTTCCACGCATCGGGTTGACTCGATATTGGGTTAAGTATCGCGGTCTAACGCGTAGCACGCCCGCGATCGCTTCCTGGGCGGCTGGTTTGGCGCTCGGGTTTGGACTGAACTATTTGCAAGTCATGTCGTTCTTCTATCTGTTCCTTCCGACTTGGGCCTTCACGATCGTCCTCTACACAATCATGGCAAGTCGATACGGCGCGGCACGAAGCTACCCGGCTGAAGAAGCCGCCGAGCGAGAGTTGAGTAACGCGATCCGGGAATTTCAATCAGAACAAGCCCTTTCGGAAGGGGAACCCATTCACGACGATTCGTTGATGTCAAAAGTGTTGCGAGGGGTTGCCTGGATCGCTTTGGCGGTGACGTTGGTTCTGGCCCTGATCGTGATGTTCGCCAGTGGTGATATGGTTGCGTACGAACGCAACGTCGGTTTTTTCTACACGTGGGGCTTTATCTGTACGATCGTCTATTTCGGATCCGCTTACTGGGCTTTGCAACGCACCAAAAACCTCAACCGGGCGCGCACCGGAATCGTTCATGTCGGTGTAGGTGGTTTTCATCGCTCACACGAAGCGTTCTATACCGACGAATTGCTCCAGTCCGGTGGTACCACGAATTGGGGCATCTGCGGCGTCGGGCTGCGTGGTACGGATGTCGCCTCGAATCCTAGCCCGGGTTATTCATCAGTCCAAACACCTTCCCCGTAACCCTTTGTATACAAAGTGCTTACATCGCTTGAGTGAGAAACAGACTGCGCACGTTGGAGTCGTAGGCTTTAGCCGATTCAGCAAGGCTCCAGCACTCAATCGGCTAAAGCCTACCACTCCAACAAATAATCCGGGCTAGCGAACGGAATCATCCCCACTTAGGCCAGGAAATTTTCCACGGGGTAGCTTCATCATGCCATGGTCGGTCAGGCGATCCAGTTCTTTGTAGCGAATGTCGACCAATGCTGTTATTTGTCTAAAGATCGCCTCGACGCGGTCCTTTGCAGACTGACGCGATTGGCCAAGTTCTGTTGACACGGTGCCGTCCGATTGCTGAACGAGGACCGCGTTCTCTAACAGAAGTTCACGGAATCGTTTCTCATGCCTTGGATCACTTGAAATCCGTACATGGTCAAGTTCGTGCAGCACCAGTCGGTTCGTCCAGAACGTCTCTCGGCTAGGACGCTCGCGGAACCAAACGATATGATCGCAGC
This portion of the Novipirellula artificiosorum genome encodes:
- a CDS encoding DUF4198 domain-containing protein, translating into MVKIPFTWPADHRKTDQARGQQELGETRHRNTQDEMRLTTDKNGEFSIDWPDPGMYGIETSTEDKATKIPQAQTRRLGYAATLEVLPQ
- a CDS encoding bacterioferritin, producing MTKAETIKNLQTALSMELTALHQYQLHACVLDDWGMELLANKMREEMQEELGHSEEFLVRILFLQGNPKLELQKTPVRANSLKEMFETDLSDEKEAIEFYTTSSIQAHEDRDIGTRQIFEKIAVDEEGHASWLELQLDLLKRMGEPAYIAKHMPSASS
- a CDS encoding DUF1559 domain-containing protein; its protein translation is MKTIEEKQRIRSIQPRSGFTLVELLVVIAIIGILVGLLLPAVQAAREAARRMSCSNNMKQIGLGLQMYHDVFRKLPAGWRGYEVGCDTSHWFGVPGWSWSAAILPYLEQAAVQDSLIHPEYPISDPINDEARVAMIATYRCPSDIGDKTFQLNDGGPSVVTGISFPIEMATGNYIGMFGTEEFHLTCNPSSPKYNGGEGNGTFFLNRQCRFADILDGLSNTIIVGERSSLYAPSTWVGVVSGGEHGVARVAGVSSYPPNSKQTPAQYFHNFSSLHPGGTHFLRADGSVRMITEFIDEVVFHAISTRAGHEVFTEP
- a CDS encoding DUF1559 family PulG-like putative transporter; its protein translation is MPNRRSAFTLVELLVVIAIIGVLVGLLLPAVQAAREAARRMQCSNNLKQIALACHNYQSAFKKFPPSAIVDLSVTSTGNNGSWGVHGRILPYLEQGNVYETVDLSLAWDNQISIDGLKIPTYACPSDPGTDQVRVFGDGRPSLYPTTYGFNFGRWFVFNPTNRRSGDGMFYPNSFLSFRDCLDGTSQTLLVGEVKAWTPYQRNGGPPSVAMPINKGEVEAIVASGAQFKNTGHTEWPDGRVHHTGFTVTLAPNSKVQFSNDGQLHEEMDFNSWQEGKNGIAGNPTYAIITSRSYHTGLVNVSKLDGSVSSITESIDLHIWQALGTRNGREVIEGDW